One region of Culex pipiens pallens isolate TS chromosome 2, TS_CPP_V2, whole genome shotgun sequence genomic DNA includes:
- the LOC120413106 gene encoding CTP synthase produces MHCCRRAIASGCSQFFPAVSRVRFASGVSPLGRRPTVPAATSEAAMKYILVTGGVISGVGKGVIASSFGTLLHACGINVTSIKIDPYINIDAGTFSPYEHGEVYVLDDGGEVDLDLGNYERFLDITLHRDNNITTGKVYKQVIERERIGDYLGKTVQVVPHITDAIQEWVERVAKSPVKGDVTPEVCVVELGGTIGDIEGMPFVEAFRQFQFRVKRENFCVAHVSLVPSPRSTGEPKTKPTQASVRELRGLGLSPDLIVCRSEKPIGNEVKDKISNFCHVAPEQVICIHDLSSIYHVPLLMDEAGVIDFLSERLQLNLPVRPARFMQSWRDLAERVDNVYKKVNIALVGKYTKLEDSYASVSKSLLHASLAVGYKLNLKFIEACHLERQTKQETPHLYYEAWQSLTNSHGVIVPGGFGSRGIEGKIRACQWSRENKKPFLGICLGLQAAVIEFARNVLNFENANSTEVDPHTAYPMVIDMPEHHPGHMGGTMRLGKRTTIFKDEKSKIRQLYNNVSQIEERHRHRYEVNPDFVAQLETRGLKFVGHDSEKTRMEIIELEGHPYYVATQFHPEYLSRPLKPSPPFLGLILASIGKLDTYLQQGNKLSSASSAHVTSESSSDDDAALFSTNSLLKKMQLNGKPKAGSPLATIGDGAEGSAGTSTKCNGTHVADCAHESK; encoded by the exons ATGCACTGCTGCCGCCGTGCCATCGCCAGCGGCTGCTCCCAGTTCTTCCCGGCAGTGAGTCGCGTTCGGTTTGCCTCCGGAGTGTCCCCACTTGGCAGAAGACCAACAGTGCCAGCAGCAACCAGTGAAGCAGCTATGAAGTATATCCTCGTCACCGGCGGAGTCATCAGTGGCGTCGGCAAGGGCGTCATCGCGAGCTCGTTCGGCACGCTGCTGCACGC ATGTGGCATCAACGTTACCTCGATCAAGATCGATCCGTACATTAACATTGACGCGGGGACATTTTCCCCGTACGAGCATG GTGAGGTGTACGTTTTGGACGATGGCGGCGAGGTCGATCTGGATCTGGGAAACTACGAGCGCTTTTTGGATATTACGCTGCACCGGGACAACAACATTACGACTGGGAAGGTGTACAAGCAGGTCATCGAGCGGGAACGCATCGGCGACTATTTGGGCAAGACCGTGCAGG TTGTGCCCCACATTACGGACGCCATCCAGGAGTGGGTCGAGCGCGTGGCCAAGTCACCGGTGAAGGGAGACGTAACGCCGGAAGTTTGCGTTGTGGAGCTGGGCGGAACCATCGGTGACATCGAGGGAATGCCCTTCGTTGAGGCGTTCCGTCAGTTTCAGTTCCGCGTGAAGCGCGAGAACTTTTGCGTTGCGCACGTGTCGCTGGTTCCGTCGCCGAGGTCCACCGGCGAACCCAAAACCAAGCCGACCCAGGCCAGCGTGCGTGAGTTGCGTGGTTTGGGACTGAGTCCGGACCTGATCGTGTGCCGGTCGGAGAAACCAATCGGCAACGAGGTAAAGGACAAGATCAGCAACTTTTGCCACGTTGCGCCCGAGCAGGTCATCTGCATTCACGACCTGTCGTCGATCTACCACGTCCCTCTTCTAATGGACGAGGCGGGCGTGATTGACTTCTTGAGCGAGCGGCTGCAGCTGAATCTGCCGGTGCGCCCAGCCCGGTTCATGCAAAGCTGGCGCGACCTGGCGGAACGCGTCGACAACGTGTACAAGAAGGTCAACATTGCGCTGGTGGGAAAGTACACCAAGCTGGAGGATTCGTACGCGTCCGTGTCCAAGTCGCTGCTGCACGCCTCCCTTGCCGTGGGCTACAAACTGAATCTGAAGTTCATCGAGGCTTGCCACCTGGAGCGACAAACCAAGCAGGAAACTCCCCATCTGTACTACGAAGCCTGGCAGAGTCTCACTAACAGTCA CGGCGTCATCGTTCCGGGCGGCTTCGGCTCGCGAGGCATCGAGGGCAAGATTCGCGCCTGCCAGTGGAGCCGCGAGAACAAAAAGCCCTTCCTGGGAATCTGCTTGGGCTTGCAGGCGGCCGTCATCGAGTTTGCGAGGAATGTGTTGAACTTTGAG AACGCAAACTCCACCGAGGTGGACCCACACACAGCCTACCCGATGGTGATCGACATGCCGGAGCACCACCCCGGCCATATGGGTGGAACGATGCGGCTCGGCAAGCGAACCACGATCTTCAAGGACGAGAAGAGTAAAATCA GACAACTTTACAACAACGTCAGCCAGATCGAGGAGCGCCACCGCCATCGCTACGAGGTCAACCCGGACTTTGTGGCTCAGCTCGAAACGCGCGGCCTCAAGTTCGTCGGCCACGACTCCGAAAAGACCCGCATGGAGATCATCGAACTTGAGGGCCACCCGTACTACGTCGCCACCCAGTTCCACCCGGAATACCTTTCGCGTCCCCTCAAACCATCCCCACCCTTCCTCGGCCTCATCCTCGCTTCGATCGGCAAGCTGGACACGTACCTGCAGCAGGGCAACAAGCTGTCCTCGGCCAGTTCGGCCCACGTCACCAGCGAAAGCTCCAGCGACGATGACGCCGCCCTCTTCTCCACCAACAGTCTGCTCAAGAAGATGCAGCTCAACGGCAAACCGAAGGCGGGTTCACCCCTGGCCACGATAGGCGATGGGGCCGAGGGCAGCGCCGGAACTAGCACCAAGTGCAACGGAACGCACGTGGCCGATTGTGCGCACGAAAGCAAGTAA